One window from the genome of Desulfuromonas acetoxidans DSM 684 encodes:
- a CDS encoding acyl carrier protein: protein MSRQQLYRELQDLIIEACHIQEEYPDLIDPQVSLIGPDSPLGLDSLDAVEIVVAVQRHYNVRIGGEDTGREALDTLNALADFVESHTS, encoded by the coding sequence ATGAGTCGTCAACAACTCTATCGTGAGTTACAAGATCTAATTATCGAAGCCTGCCATATTCAGGAGGAGTATCCCGATCTGATCGATCCGCAGGTCTCGTTGATCGGTCCGGATTCCCCTCTGGGACTGGATTCGCTGGATGCTGTGGAGATCGTTGTTGCTGTGCAGCGTCATTACAATGTGCGCATCGGTGGGGAAGACACCGGCCGTGAAGCACTGGATACGTTGAACGCCCTGGCGGATTTTGTTGAATCTCACACCTCTTAG
- a CDS encoding ABC transporter permease has protein sequence MIGQLWAVIVKELQLLRRDRGGLAVLFIMPVALVLVVCLVQDNILKTSGAAAVDVLVVDHDQATFGPWFISQLQQQGDVRVSVATDDLSFVEAQRQVERGDYQFGVYLSPQLSHSLQQAVDSQVRRQLFSPASSQDSAMPSLFYSFDPAVQGGLRAGLTGLIDQLVRRHRAELCLEAFQRYLPKRVEHYVTVQLGPMFSQALAQHPLELDVSVESSEMMVAPLESEAGFTMPTSIQHNVPAWSIFGLFFIVLPLATVMLQERSQGVFVRLQMIPGSMVPLLVGRVVAYLMISLVQFALMLGVGRTLLPLLGTDHLDLHGQVPSLLVVSLCVALAACGFGLLLGVYARSSQQASLTAAVTIVIFAALGGIMIPVYLMPEVMQHVSVISPLGWGMEAMQILVLRGGCLAETWPYLLRLVICFIVCCFFAWRGLRRRC, from the coding sequence ATGATAGGGCAACTGTGGGCGGTGATCGTCAAGGAACTGCAATTGCTGCGGCGCGACCGCGGTGGTCTGGCTGTGCTGTTTATCATGCCGGTGGCATTGGTGCTGGTAGTCTGTCTGGTTCAGGATAATATTCTTAAAACATCGGGAGCAGCCGCGGTTGATGTGCTGGTTGTTGATCATGATCAGGCCACCTTTGGGCCGTGGTTTATCAGTCAGTTGCAGCAACAGGGAGACGTGCGCGTTTCTGTGGCAACTGACGATCTTAGTTTTGTCGAAGCGCAACGCCAGGTTGAACGGGGTGATTATCAATTCGGGGTCTATCTGTCGCCTCAGCTGAGCCACTCTCTGCAGCAGGCGGTGGACAGTCAGGTTCGACGACAGCTTTTCTCGCCTGCATCATCTCAAGACAGCGCAATGCCATCGTTATTCTACTCCTTTGATCCGGCGGTTCAGGGCGGCCTGCGTGCCGGATTGACCGGTCTGATCGATCAACTTGTCCGCCGCCATCGTGCCGAATTATGCCTTGAGGCCTTTCAGCGCTACCTGCCGAAACGGGTCGAACATTATGTGACGGTGCAATTGGGACCGATGTTTTCTCAAGCACTGGCGCAACATCCGCTTGAGTTGGATGTGAGCGTTGAGTCCAGCGAAATGATGGTGGCTCCGCTGGAGAGCGAAGCGGGATTTACCATGCCCACATCGATACAGCACAATGTTCCAGCCTGGTCCATCTTCGGACTGTTCTTTATTGTTCTGCCGCTGGCCACGGTGATGTTACAGGAGCGCTCTCAAGGAGTCTTTGTCCGTCTGCAGATGATCCCCGGTTCCATGGTGCCGCTTCTGGTCGGCCGAGTGGTGGCTTATCTGATGATCAGCTTGGTGCAGTTTGCATTGATGCTCGGCGTCGGCCGGACGCTGTTACCCCTGTTGGGAACCGACCATCTTGATCTTCACGGCCAGGTGCCGTCTTTGTTGGTTGTCAGTTTATGTGTTGCTCTGGCGGCCTGCGGTTTTGGTTTGTTGCTCGGTGTTTATGCCCGCAGCAGTCAACAGGCCAGCTTGACGGCAGCTGTGACCATTGTTATTTTTGCCGCCCTTGGTGGGATCATGATCCCGGTCTATCTGATGCCAGAGGTGATGCAGCACGTCAGTGTCATTTCGCCGCTGGGCTGGGGGATGGAAGCCATGCAGATTCTCGTGTTGCGCGGTGGATGTTTGGCTGAAACCTGGCCGTATCTGTTGCGGTTGGTGATCTGCTTTATTGTCTGTTGTTTTTTTGCCTGGCGCGGCCTGCGTCGGCGCTGTTGA
- a CDS encoding ABC transporter ATP-binding protein: MTCLALEASSLVKHYRGQNSPAVNGIDLSLQAGELIALLGPNGAGKTTTISMLSTLMRPDSGTLTLHGVDALRSPQSVRRLIGMVPQELALYPSLTLAENLRFWGRLYGLSGTHLEQSLTASVTMTGLEDVTQRRIDTFSGGMKRRANLAAGIIHQPQILFLDEPTVGIDAQSRHQILTNLRQLNADGMTMVYTTHYMEEVSQLCQRVVVIDEGREVVSGAVDALMADHPECAHLEDLFLKLTGKQLRD, translated from the coding sequence ATGACCTGCCTGGCTCTAGAGGCTTCCTCACTGGTCAAACACTACCGAGGCCAGAATTCTCCTGCGGTAAACGGCATTGATCTGTCGTTGCAGGCGGGAGAACTGATTGCTCTACTTGGACCCAACGGTGCCGGGAAAACCACTACCATCTCCATGTTGTCGACGCTGATGCGTCCCGACAGCGGCACGTTGACCCTTCATGGGGTGGATGCGTTGCGATCGCCTCAATCGGTTCGCCGGTTGATCGGTATGGTCCCACAGGAGCTAGCACTATACCCCAGCCTGACGTTGGCTGAAAATCTGCGTTTTTGGGGACGGTTGTACGGTTTGAGCGGTACCCACCTTGAGCAGAGTCTGACGGCCAGTGTGACAATGACCGGGCTGGAAGATGTCACCCAGCGGCGCATTGATACCTTTTCCGGCGGCATGAAACGACGGGCAAATCTGGCTGCCGGAATCATTCACCAGCCCCAAATCCTGTTTCTTGATGAACCAACCGTTGGCATTGACGCGCAGTCGCGCCATCAGATCCTCACCAACCTGAGGCAACTCAACGCAGATGGCATGACCATGGTTTACACCACCCATTACATGGAGGAAGTCAGTCAACTGTGTCAACGGGTGGTGGTGATCGACGAAGGGCGTGAAGTGGTGTCCGGGGCGGTTGATGCTCTGATGGCTGATCATCCGGAATGTGCTCATCTTGAGGATCTTTTTCTCAAGCTGACCGGCAAGCAGTTGAGGGATTGA
- a CDS encoding BtrH N-terminal domain-containing protein, translating into MIVDFPHRQSAHCESGAVANLLTHAGLPVSEAMAFGLGGGLFFGYVPFVKLNGLPLTTYRCRPGGIFSRVTKGLHCPVHQQRYRSQQQAMDDLDRLLDEGVAVGVQTSVFWLPYIPAALRFHFNAHNLIVIGKEGSRYLISDPVMPELVWCEADDLVKARFAQGALAPRGRCYYLKEPPQVTDLRQPALRGMKIVCRDMQAPVPVGGIRGMRFLAKSMRQWEQRYGTRRAISCLAQLIRMQEEIGTGGAGFRFIYAAFLQECAELYDHQELSWLAERLTEIGDGWRGLAVNAARRCKGRDDSITFATLADQVAHQADVEEPFYCDLRLVVKDVQRKLKQG; encoded by the coding sequence ATGATTGTCGATTTTCCTCATCGCCAATCGGCGCATTGTGAAAGTGGCGCGGTGGCCAATTTGCTGACCCATGCCGGATTGCCTGTTTCAGAGGCCATGGCCTTTGGTCTTGGTGGCGGTCTGTTTTTCGGCTATGTACCGTTTGTCAAACTCAATGGCTTGCCACTGACTACCTATCGCTGCCGTCCGGGTGGCATTTTCAGCCGGGTGACCAAGGGGTTGCATTGCCCGGTGCATCAGCAACGTTACCGCAGTCAGCAGCAGGCCATGGATGATCTGGACCGGCTGCTTGACGAAGGGGTTGCTGTTGGCGTTCAGACCAGTGTGTTCTGGTTGCCGTATATCCCCGCGGCACTACGTTTTCATTTTAATGCCCACAATCTGATTGTGATTGGTAAAGAGGGGTCTCGCTATCTGATCAGTGACCCGGTGATGCCGGAGCTGGTGTGGTGTGAGGCCGATGACCTGGTTAAAGCCCGCTTTGCCCAGGGCGCTCTGGCACCACGCGGCCGCTGTTATTATTTGAAAGAGCCGCCGCAGGTAACCGATCTACGTCAACCGGCGTTGCGCGGCATGAAAATCGTTTGTCGCGACATGCAGGCTCCGGTGCCGGTGGGCGGCATTCGTGGTATGCGCTTTCTGGCCAAAAGCATGCGTCAATGGGAACAACGTTACGGCACTCGGCGAGCAATCTCCTGTCTGGCGCAACTGATTCGCATGCAGGAAGAGATCGGTACCGGCGGCGCTGGCTTCCGTTTTATCTATGCGGCGTTTCTTCAGGAATGTGCGGAACTCTACGATCATCAAGAGTTGAGCTGGTTGGCCGAACGGTTGACTGAGATCGGTGATGGTTGGCGTGGCCTGGCGGTGAATGCCGCCCGGCGCTGTAAGGGCCGTGATGATTCAATCACGTTTGCTACTTTGGCTGATCAGGTTGCTCATCAGGCGGATGTTGAGGAACCGTTCTACTGTGATCTGCGACTGGTGGTGAAGGACGTGCAGCGAAAGTTGAAACAGGGATGA
- a CDS encoding beta-ketoacyl synthase N-terminal-like domain-containing protein — translation MNLLSQAVAIQGVGCVGGFGQGGDAFIRALQQETDRPQMLDQCHGDGQAYYPAFLAKTDGLDEFVAKRSLRRLDHYSRLALLGGCMALSDAGIDAEKREKVGVIVASGYGAAATTFGFLDSVLEDGDHCASPTAFSNSVHNVAGAYLSMQLGIHGPNLTLSQFDMSVTAALHNAVCWLQQGRVDTVLVGGVDEHCAVLNYCYGRYFADEPVPERIEPFAFDKQTAIPGEGAAFLVLSRDPKRARYGYIDALCGGHIESGGDALIQRSPVLLGADGQRNSASWYRQSIGTPKTSCSHVYGSLPCGQAFDLVAAALMVRDQQCHALCSREEECAPIRQVTSVKCSADGQFGAIRVTRGIGKGR, via the coding sequence ATGAATCTACTTTCTCAAGCCGTTGCAATTCAAGGGGTCGGTTGTGTCGGAGGTTTTGGTCAGGGGGGAGACGCCTTTATCCGCGCCCTTCAGCAGGAAACAGACCGACCACAGATGCTCGACCAGTGCCATGGCGATGGGCAGGCCTATTACCCGGCTTTTCTCGCCAAAACCGATGGCCTGGATGAATTTGTTGCCAAGCGTTCTCTGCGCCGCCTTGATCATTATTCCCGCCTGGCGTTGCTCGGTGGTTGTATGGCGTTGTCCGATGCCGGAATTGATGCCGAGAAACGGGAGAAGGTTGGCGTGATCGTCGCCAGCGGTTACGGAGCTGCGGCCACCACCTTTGGGTTTCTCGATTCAGTGCTGGAGGATGGCGATCATTGCGCTTCGCCGACGGCATTTTCAAACTCGGTGCACAATGTGGCCGGTGCCTACCTGTCGATGCAGTTGGGTATTCACGGCCCGAATTTGACCTTGAGCCAATTTGATATGTCGGTAACGGCGGCGTTGCACAATGCTGTATGCTGGTTGCAACAGGGCCGGGTGGATACGGTGCTGGTTGGCGGTGTTGATGAACATTGTGCCGTGCTCAACTATTGTTATGGCCGTTATTTTGCTGATGAGCCGGTTCCTGAACGCATTGAGCCGTTTGCTTTTGATAAACAGACGGCGATCCCCGGTGAGGGCGCAGCGTTTCTGGTCTTAAGTCGTGATCCGAAAAGAGCGCGCTATGGCTATATTGATGCTCTTTGTGGCGGTCATATCGAGTCGGGTGGCGATGCGTTGATTCAGCGATCCCCGGTGCTGCTCGGTGCCGATGGTCAGCGCAATAGTGCCAGTTGGTACCGCCAGAGTATCGGTACGCCGAAAACCAGTTGCAGTCATGTTTACGGCAGTTTGCCCTGTGGTCAGGCCTTTGATCTGGTGGCCGCTGCGCTTATGGTTCGTGACCAGCAATGCCATGCGCTGTGTAGCCGAGAGGAAGAGTGCGCACCGATCCGTCAGGTGACCAGCGTCAAGTGTAGTGCAGACGGTCAGTTTGGTGCGATTCGGGTGACCCGGGGGATTGGGAAGGGACGTTAG
- a CDS encoding beta-ketoacyl-[acyl-carrier-protein] synthase family protein encodes MANRIAVTGIGCLSAAGNTLEQAMASMLGGERHGGDPLRFTTTHADVYPVFSIADDFEQVSQRDMLRTSRLGLAAAGQAVTQSGWSLEALRGLRVGVCMGTTVGSAMNNEPFYAGYRDGASPEMTPINRFLGSNPAAVISRHFGFNGPTQTIVNACSSGTDAIGLASAWIQCGLCDVVLAGGADELCRTTYNGFASLQISSTRLCRPFDAERSGLNLGEGAGVLVLESDASARHRQVPAQGYILGYGSGTDGWHLTAPHPEGRGLKQALAEALRVSRVQPKQLGFVNTHGTGTKDNDRVESLVLRDCLKGLPFHSTKGYTGHTLGAAGAIEAAFVLGFLQRRKIPASAGFTTMDDELATVPVTQVHEFDSSLALSESLAFGGNNAVLVFERGEVV; translated from the coding sequence ATGGCAAATCGCATTGCGGTGACCGGAATCGGCTGCCTGAGTGCAGCGGGCAACACCTTGGAACAAGCGATGGCGTCCATGCTGGGCGGCGAGCGCCATGGTGGTGATCCTTTACGATTTACGACCACGCACGCTGATGTCTATCCGGTGTTCTCCATCGCTGACGACTTTGAGCAGGTTAGTCAGCGTGACATGTTGCGCACCAGCCGCCTTGGTCTGGCTGCCGCCGGGCAGGCCGTGACCCAATCGGGGTGGTCACTGGAGGCATTACGTGGTCTGCGGGTCGGGGTGTGTATGGGCACCACGGTGGGCAGTGCGATGAACAACGAGCCGTTTTATGCCGGTTACCGTGATGGAGCGTCGCCGGAGATGACACCGATCAATCGTTTTCTCGGCAGCAATCCGGCTGCGGTGATCAGTCGTCATTTCGGTTTTAACGGTCCGACTCAGACCATTGTCAATGCCTGTTCCTCGGGCACGGATGCCATCGGACTGGCTTCGGCGTGGATTCAGTGCGGATTGTGCGATGTGGTGTTGGCTGGCGGTGCGGATGAGTTGTGTCGTACCACCTATAACGGGTTCGCCTCGTTGCAGATCAGTTCGACAAGGCTGTGTCGTCCGTTTGATGCCGAGCGCAGTGGCTTGAACTTGGGCGAAGGCGCCGGGGTGTTGGTGCTCGAATCGGATGCCAGTGCCCGCCATCGCCAGGTTCCGGCTCAGGGCTATATTCTCGGTTATGGCAGCGGTACTGATGGCTGGCATCTGACGGCACCACATCCGGAGGGGCGAGGCCTCAAGCAGGCGCTGGCCGAAGCATTGCGCGTCAGTCGCGTGCAACCGAAGCAACTGGGGTTTGTCAATACCCACGGTACGGGAACCAAAGACAATGATCGGGTGGAAAGTCTGGTGCTCCGTGACTGTCTCAAAGGACTTCCGTTTCATTCTACCAAGGGCTACACCGGCCATACCCTCGGCGCGGCCGGGGCGATTGAGGCGGCTTTTGTCCTCGGTTTCTTGCAGCGGCGAAAAATTCCCGCCAGTGCCGGGTTTACGACCATGGATGATGAGTTGGCGACAGTGCCGGTAACCCAGGTGCATGAGTTTGATAGTTCGTTGGCGCTGTCTGAATCACTGGCGTTTGGTGGTAACAATGCCGTGCTGGTGTTTGAGCGCGGGGAGGTGGTGTGA
- a CDS encoding phosphopantetheine-binding protein, with product MTTKEKLKKILVEDLNLEDITPQEIADDEPLFGEGLGLDSLDAVELVVLVQKHFGVEIKDMEEGRPALQSINSLAEFIEANQE from the coding sequence ATGACAACCAAAGAAAAACTTAAAAAGATTCTGGTTGAAGATCTTAATCTTGAGGATATCACGCCGCAAGAGATTGCCGATGATGAGCCGTTGTTCGGTGAAGGTCTCGGTCTGGATTCGCTGGATGCCGTTGAACTGGTGGTGCTGGTTCAGAAGCATTTTGGTGTCGAGATTAAGGATATGGAAGAGGGCCGTCCGGCACTTCAATCCATCAACAGCTTGGCTGAATTCATCGAAGCCAATCAGGAGTAA
- a CDS encoding lysophospholipid acyltransferase family protein — translation MTGQTSEKLAESTSEQVQRPLGSKLGYQAFYVMIRSGGRRAAYALLYFVVAFYILFRPQVRRSCRPYLKRRFVEAGEDGLWWHSYRMVLDFGKVLVDRAVVGMLGPDRLKVALHGREQLLEIRNRRQGMILMMSHVGCWQVAMSALNFLEEPVHMVMHQDDGSLERHYYEYAEQECPYRTIDPRGFLGGTLEMMGVLKQGMILAVMGDRLPPHERNVVTVEFLGDVVALPFSSFQLASATGAPIVVMMTRKSAGDRYEMELIDEIRVPQGLGRKAEAYRPYVQQYADALAGYCRENPYQFYNFFDMWDDN, via the coding sequence ATGACCGGACAGACAAGCGAAAAATTGGCAGAATCAACCAGCGAACAGGTGCAACGCCCCCTTGGCTCAAAGCTGGGTTATCAGGCGTTTTATGTGATGATTCGCAGTGGCGGACGGCGGGCGGCATACGCACTGTTGTATTTTGTCGTCGCCTTTTATATTCTGTTTCGCCCCCAGGTGCGGCGCAGTTGTCGACCGTACCTCAAGCGGCGCTTTGTGGAGGCCGGTGAAGATGGCCTGTGGTGGCACAGCTACCGGATGGTTCTCGATTTCGGCAAGGTGCTGGTCGATCGGGCCGTGGTCGGTATGCTCGGACCTGACCGGCTCAAGGTGGCTCTGCATGGACGGGAACAGTTGCTGGAGATCCGCAATCGTCGTCAGGGGATGATCCTGATGATGTCCCATGTCGGCTGCTGGCAGGTAGCCATGTCGGCGCTGAACTTTCTCGAAGAGCCGGTGCATATGGTGATGCATCAGGATGACGGCAGTCTGGAGCGGCACTATTACGAATATGCCGAACAGGAATGCCCCTATCGCACCATTGATCCACGTGGTTTTCTTGGTGGTACTCTGGAAATGATGGGGGTGTTGAAACAGGGTATGATTCTGGCGGTGATGGGCGACCGGCTGCCGCCCCATGAGCGTAATGTGGTGACGGTGGAGTTTCTCGGTGATGTCGTGGCGCTGCCGTTCAGTTCGTTTCAGTTGGCGTCAGCCACTGGGGCACCAATTGTGGTGATGATGACGCGTAAAAGCGCCGGTGATCGCTATGAAATGGAGTTGATCGACGAGATACGCGTGCCGCAGGGGTTGGGGCGCAAAGCCGAGGCTTATCGACCTTATGTGCAACAGTATGCGGATGCCCTGGCCGGTTATTGCCGGGAAAATCCGTACCAGTTTTACAATTTCTTTGATATGTGGGATGACAATTAA